tctcttacaaaaacataaaatttggtGAGCCTTATACATCAAACTGTTGTACAACTAATGAATTGAACCACCTAAATAATTGAGTAGTTGGACACTTGAACTAAATGAATAACCTAGTCAACACCCTCATTCAATAGGAATGGGGACTTCTCAATCCGCAACTGTTGAGTCTGACCCACTGGCTCTACCATAAATGGTTGTTCTAAACCCTAGAGTTGGGTGTGGTTAGTTCAAAGTTTCAAGAGATAAACACAAACCAGTcagtaaaaaaaatggaatattcTCTTCATTAATTTGAGCTAGTGAAGTTGGCCATTTTGCATGGTGGGGTGTGTAAGGAATCTCATGTATAAACCACGGGGGAAGCATTTTTCCCACTTTCGGTcactttttccaatttttctcCTATTAAATTACACATATTCTTTGGGAAAATTGTTCAGTTTCTTGCCTTTAAAAGTAGGAAGAGCTTTCTCTTCCCCTTGTGCAGATAACCCCAAAAACACAAAAGCATGGAAGGTGGAGGAGAGGAGGTAGCAGATGACAGAGCTATGAACATTAGTCTCAAAGACCTCTCAAAGAAGCTTGAGGAATTTGCCAAGGCTAGAGACTGGGAAAAGTACCATAGTCCCAGAAATCTACTACTTGCTATGGTAATCAAAACTTCCTCAATACTCGTATATTTGAACAACTTAATTTTTCTGCATGCATGCATGAATTTGTTTATGAGTTTTCTGTTGATTACCAAACactgaatattttatttatttatttatgcgtttatttatttttcattttgccTTGCTGCAAAAAGCTTACTTTTGTTTGCttccaaaatatatttgaatgtTTGGAGTTTATTATGAAGAGACTCTTCCACAGGAACACACTTTACTTTTGAATATGAAAGTTTTATTTTCTCTGGCTATGAAGTATGTGATTTCATGGTCAGTGTTTTCTTGCTGTTTCTGAGTACAATCAAAGCTGCAATAAGGATAAGGTGAAGTAGGGTTATGATCAGTCTCTCTCCAAGAATTCTGGCCTTTTCTGAAATTCTATAATATATGGGTTAAAAGTTTGGCAAGTCATCATCTTCTCCTTGGTCAAGTATAATCAAAAGCCAAATGCCCAAGCATGTGCCCTGTCTCAACACTCCAGAGGCAAAATGAGGCGAGGCACCAACAGGGAATTCCCCAACAACAGTCCACATGAAAAGTCAGCAATAGATGAATATTTTCTACGGTTGCGGTACCTGCATTGCATGCTTTGTGATATTTTCTGAGTTAGTACTAGAGAATTTGGGAATTTTCCTTGATGGTGACCTTGTTAAATTTGATGCAAATTCTCTTCCCTTTTCcacaaaaaaagaataaaaattattgccAAAATGGATTGATGGAGTAATAGATGGACCAAATAATGCTAAAACTGGTGGTTGCTATTAATTCTGAACATGTTTCTTCTGCACTAAAACTCATATATGTGATGTGGTGTGTAAAGGTGGGAGAAGTAGGAGAGCTATCAGAAATATTCCAATGGAGGGGAGAGGTGGACAAAGGCTTACCAAATTGGGATGACTCAGATAAAGAGCATCTGGGAGAAGAGTTATCTGATGTACTGCTATACCTTATCAGATTGGCTGATATATGTGGCATTGATCTTGGTGATGCTGCTGCCAAGAAAATTGTTAAGAATGCAATCAAATACCCACCTAAGCTCTTCTGACAACCCTTGTACCTCCCTACATTGTTGTTTGGTGAAAAGACATTTTGGTGAATTCTCAAATAGAGGATTTGCAATAAACTATCTTCTTTCCTGCATGGGACCTTTAGTGGTTGTGCtttattctctcttttctttttcctttttctttttcttttttccctttttcgaaaattttcattttttcttaggGTGTAATTgagtatgtatatatatttttgctGTATATAAAATGTCAAGACTGTAAACATTCAAGCCGCCTTGAGGAAATGAATAGGCACCGAATATGGTATCCAAGAGGATCCAAACTCATCCCAAAAGCTTAGCCTATAAGCTTTTTGTGGCTTGCCACCTTTTAAAATGCAAAAGGGCGGGAGACCTTAATGTGATTTGGATAAGTGTTTAGAGTAAAAGTTAGTCAAATCAAGATGATCGATTTATATCCAAATCAAAACATATACGACCTTTTGGTAGTATAAAAACTAGGTTACTTCGATAAAAAAAGCTATTTTGGTGAAATCTTAGTAGGGTATTTGCAATAAGTTCTATCTTTTTTCATGCATGAGACCTTTAATGGTTGTGctttattctctctttttctttttcttttttcttttttttaaaagaatttatggAGATATTCGTTCCAGAAGCTTCTTGGATGAATAGTGAAATAAGGCAAAAAGCGATCTATCTTTTCATCCCAAAACATTACTATActacttacaatttttttttttcttggggtgTAATTgagtaattatttatttttgttttatatacaATGTTAAAACCATAAATATTTCAAGCCGCCTTAGGGAAATGAACTGGCATCCAATATGGTATCTAAGAGGATCCAAACTCAATCCACAAGCTTAGCTCATAGAAAGGCTTTTGGCTGTTTGGCCATAGAGTTAAGGATGTAAAAAAGTAAGGTTTAATTAGTAATTAGAGTAAAAGTTAGTCAAATCAACATTatcaatttatatttgaatcaaaatAGAACCAATCTTTTAACAgtataaaaattgatataaacCAAACTTGGTTGTAACAACTTGCTCCCTCTCCTATAGATGTTATTCACTTTGGTCCAGActctcacaactttaaaacataAACATCCTTACAGTTGAGAaaaactcatcatatatatcatgtctgaaatatttttcttactcgACGTGAAATATTACATTAACCCCTGATACAAACAAACCGTTTTTATTGTATTACATGAGATTTTGGAGCTACTCAAACAAATAAAACACCTTTTCTGGGGTCATATAAATAGAGCTCCTACTAGGTTGAGATttgactctaataccatttgtaacaagTCAATTTAGATGATCGGTTGGATGCAAATTTATTTAGGTATtaagattaatttatttttaaaggtaaTTGAAATCGACTTggatttaaagtttaaaatatatttaaaatttttaacccaaaatataatgaatgtattcaaaaattgatttgattatagtctacaaataataaattactttaatagaGTCTAACATAAGAAATTTATTAGACATAAACAATCATATATAAGTTTTAGAATGTCAATTTAGTTCAACTTTTAGCGATTATGAGACAAGAAAATGGAAAACTAAATTGACATTATTGGTTtttataattcttaaaattgaaccattttttatgattattgaaaATCGAACTAATATGATCGATTTTGATTAGATTGGATGGTTTTATTAACCCTACCTATTGCTTTTCCACTACaacaatatttttcttattaatatgTGGCCATACATTTTATATAAACTTAATTTACAATTTATCTCCTAAGCCTTTCACCATTATCatgaaaagaatgaaatattaaataaaattttaataatcttatatatttttaaataaaaatagttttatatatatataacacatccaaaccaaataaattatcattttaataattgtaagataaaaaataatactatagTTTAGATAAATACCTGCAAAATATCTTTGTACCTTAAATTATAGTCCTTGATGGTTGGTAACTTCCTTCTTTAAATAAACtagttttttcatattattccACCCTTCATATTCTAGGTGTAGATGGACAAGAAGAATTTGATTGGGAGAAAATAACAGAGATAGAAAGAAGCTCAAACcttttggaaaaaattattagactcacCAATAATCGTACTATTTATAGGCAAACTTATTGATGAAGAAGAAGGATTCCAAACTAAATGGAGAATTATCTTCATTCTATTTTTAACCAATTTAATTCAagaacaaattttgaatttcatggaATCTTAACTACTTACCCATTCCCTTTTCTTTAACCCACATGTGGatggtaaattaaaaaaaaaaaaattctaacatcTCCCTCTTGTCCACATTAACATCTCtatctttttttctcttaatgTTGTGTCAAGTCCTTTTCTTCATATAGAAAATAGAGTATGTGACATGATGTGAAGTTGTAAAGTAGGAGTGCTTATGCTAAGTGCTCATCTCACTAGCATAACAcaacacaaaaaaatatattatttaaccCCAGATTTGCCAATCACACCAGTTTAAGCACTTTTAAAAACTTCTCAATGAGTCATatctcaattaaaaaaatacataagccCAACTTATATACATATTTGTACTCGTAATTATATTGAACACAAATTCGATATAATTACCCAAACTATGAGGTACAAATAGTGGTGTGTTACTAACAATCTTCTATGACCACTCATGCAATCCATTTAGGTTTGACCGATTTCCTAACATAATCCGCTAGATTATATCAATCATGATCCTTGGATTACATGTTAAAGTAGCGATATCTTACCTTACTTCATCACACAGTCCTAGGTTTAGGGTATAAATTAGACTTTATAATAGTCTATAAAAGCTCACACAATGTTGGAACGGAGATCCATCCAACCACTCCCTCAAATAGTAGTAGTTACTACAAAGCCCCCATAAGAGTGGGTGTGTCACTCACTCTTTAACGTTGTACGGATTTTTTTTAGTTAGCTCCTTAGGGGCCTAACCTGAGTTTCTTAGTATGGTTCTCATCAAGCACCTACTTAAGATCTCACATTTGGCTTTACTAAAGTTTAAAATATCAGTAAATGCAGATATATCGttacttggattttacggatatatcggaaatattgaagaaatatcggtggatattttaacaaaaatatttgtaaagtaaaaattatttaaaattcatgaaaatatttgaaaaaactctataaatttataataaaaaaaataatattttaaagttattttgtaaatgtaatTGACACAGATATTGTTAGCATATATCAATTCATTATTTACTATTGTTAGCATagttattttgtaaatgtaatTGACATAGATATTGAACCTAAGGGCAActtcattattaattattaatgaggatcaaaattcatattttaaagttatttaaaaccatatatcaattttaaaaattcatatatagtTTATTTTGCTCACTTTATTAGCATCAAAATAAATATCGACTTATCCTGCTCGCCATCTAAGCCCCAGGGTGATTGCTCATGTGAATTGACTAATCCAAGCCtggtgataataaaaaaaatgtatattggTGGCATCAATCAAACTAAAATGAAATTGATATCTataaggaataaataaataagataacccataaataaaatgtcaaaaggtgtccaaaaataaaatacatatcaAATTCTAAAAAGTCCCAAACTCCTCACATGAGTCTCAAAGGCATCCCTAGCAGTGGCTTTAGGAAGTGGATCAACCATCATTCTACTAGTTGAGATATATTTTAGGACTATCTTCCTCTGTGCAACAATGTTTCAAATGTAGTGAGAATGAATATCTATGTGTTTAGTTCTGCCATGGTATTTAAGATCCTTATTATATGTTAGAGCATCCATGTTATCACTAAAAATAATGATGAGCTCTTCGGCTAGAGCCAAGATTTTCAGGTGTTGGAAGAATCTTCTCAAGTAGACAACCTCTTGTACAACCACTGAACAagtgacatactctaactccataGTGGATAGAGCAATGCGGGATTATTTCTTACTACAACAAGTAATAATGACACCATTGAGTCAAAAACATATCCTATAGTGGGTTTGCGCTCATCTCTATCACTAACCCAATCTGCATCATACTATCCTCTTAATCTTATGTCCCCACCTTGATAGCAAAGGACAAAATCTCTAGTCCCTTGGAGGTAACAAAAAATCCTCTTAATTGCTCCCTAATGAATAATGTCTAGTTTACAATGATAATTGGGAAGCATATGTCAAGTCAAGTACACATGTAGGATTccttttcaatctcaaaatgaTAATTAGGAATTTGGCCATGTTTGCTTCTACATAACTCGAGACTTTATGAAGATCCATCTAGTGGCACATTCCCACTAGGAGTTAAGTCACTTCCTCCATCTTTGGCGATTTTAGGATGAACTTGTAATTATCTACCCTTACTCAATGATTGTGTTGCTTCCTCTTACAATTCATAGAGTTCAAGACTCTTCTTTACTTTACCAAtctaagaaaatcattttttattttataaaatcaacaTTGTGTGACTCTATTTTAGTCAATCCTCCATTAGAATGTTCACCCTTTGAGTCATCAATGTTGGGATTGAACCCTAAAAAAcgtgacatgatgtaacaaattgagattcatttataaatttatttatatttcttagtttcttatttattatcttatatGTGTTAATTGGTTATCTAAGTATACAttatatctcttacattgtatatgacttgggtgcattaagagttgcatagaGAATACAAGTTATGGGTTTtctgtaagtagataagttgttaACAATTAGTTCATGGACTACATGAATTTGGGTAATATAGTCAAGTCTATAGTGCTCTACttcctaattgaagggatgtCTTGTTTTGGTCATCAAAATAAGTTTTCcatagtgagtgcactagtatgtatgaTTACATAGTGGACAAGACTTATaaatgaatcatgacataatactatcaatttttatgattcaccaaactactatactacatgaaTTCTCAATATTAAGAGGATATTAAGTTTGTGTTAAAGTTAACATGAGGTTTTGACCCATGGGTGAGAtcctaaggtggtcatatatccctatggattgagttACTATTAATGGAGgctggtggcaataggtattctcgaTAGAGgtactatgatatctcataagtTTGAGATAGTGTGTTCTCTTAGGTGATCTAAAGGATACGTGATCTAAAAAACTGTGACCATAACATTTcttttagtgaaaatttgatatatgcttcttggagttagagtatgttcattgatcacataataagtacgATTCATAACTCAAAGATTGGAAATGTAATCatgataggtgataacattaccttattagattatgaacaccgATTCATGGAGAGTTTGCATATAGTGGATAATAGGTCATGAACCTACACTTTGTctcataaaaaattgttatatatatagggTATTGAAGTGTTGTCGATTCGTTGTAgtaagatgttgaatcaactttataattagattttgagaaaaccaatactcctatgggtcccaatggtccctgcTCGAGCTCATATATCTTGATGACGTAGTTTATGAGGATTGGATTGACTTTAAGTCCATTTTTGTGTATAtgagcattttggtaattacttAAGGTTGTATAAGGGTTAGTAAACAAAGTCTTTGGATTGAACAAATTGACTAATTAGATGGCTTTGTgaagttaattaatcaattaagactcgTTTGGAGTTAGATTAAATGACCTAAGCCCTTGGTGGGCTAAATACctatcattaaaagaaaaaaattcctatGGAGAAAATTGAATGGTTcattatctattattattattaattatttgtaagataattttggtgtaaaattaaattatatttaatttatataattcatttattttttataattaaattacataaattaaaagatatatatatatatatatatatagtgatgGATTCATGAGAAGTATATTGAATCCtcttaattcaaaattaaacgttttttaaaaataaagtcttgattatataaaataacatcAGAATGACagaattacaaataaaaaatatatttaattaatttaattcctATTATTGAAGTTTTGAAGTTAGGACAATAAAGGTTTGATATTAATTCTTTcctgggaaggtacctctataGAAAATATGTTcgaatatttaattttgaaataaatgatgGTTAAAAAATGATAGttgtatttctttaaaataaaatatgataatattttttttaatagttttaatcataacttaaaaaattgtattagTAAATGAAGATTTAACAACTTTACTAAAACAAGATGCTATTATCTTATTTACTATCCTTACATTTTCAAATGATGttataaaataagtataaaaataaggaGGTATtgggtaaaacttaatatttattatttaataacttaaattcacTCTAAGTTAAATTGTACTTAAATTGatgacttaaaattttttacttaattcttactttaagtattaaagttgttggataaaattaacttaaaatatattttaaatcatcaaattgacatatttgttctcataaattataaacaaTGAAATGAAGGTTAAGTAATAGTGAAGGTTGTATGGTAACAAAAAGGATCATGGAGGTAACTAAGgcgaataaaataaaaaggtaaaaggaGGATGaaaacttaagaataagttaattatttttatttattacttaaattcgtttttgattttaaatcatataattaaattattttactaaacatacaCCACCTTAGTTTACttgatgacttaaattaagttattaaatgaTAATTTGTTACTTGCTTTGTTATTGTGAGTAGATTTCTATACacataaaaaaccatttttgcatataaaaacaattttcttttatgattgTTTCGTACATTTATGCTTTGGGCCAATGAGTGTTTTGAAGAAACTTCAGTTAAGGTATGCTTTAGAAAAAGGATggatttttgaattatttttgtctagctaaaaaattcattcatttcaaaatacttcaattcacacacacacacaagaaATAGACTAATTTAACAGCTTTTTGTTCCATTTCTCGTGGCGTCAAATTCTCATCAGTACGAGTCATGGGAATAACCCCC
This region of Vitis vinifera cultivar Pinot Noir 40024 chromosome 5, ASM3070453v1 genomic DNA includes:
- the LOC100247693 gene encoding uncharacterized protein LOC100247693, which translates into the protein MEGGGEEVADDRAMNISLKDLSKKLEEFAKARDWEKYHSPRNLLLAMVGEVGELSEIFQWRGEVDKGLPNWDDSDKEHLGEELSDVLLYLIRLADICGIDLGDAAAKKIVKNAIKYPPKLF